A genome region from Longimicrobium sp. includes the following:
- a CDS encoding TetR/AcrR family transcriptional regulator, protein MRSGELTRENIIRQAASLFNRQGFAGSSMSDIMEATGLQKGGIYRHFESKEALALEAFDYAVDCMAKRFAAALEGKRDAVERLNAIVDVFAELPENPPVPGGCPVMNAGIENDDGNPVLRERARRAMDGLRDLIRRTAEGGVARGQLRADVDCDLLATVMISTLEGAVALSKLYGDPQHARRAAEHLRRYLDASVRA, encoded by the coding sequence ATGCGTAGCGGCGAGCTTACGCGCGAGAACATCATCCGGCAGGCGGCGAGCCTCTTCAACCGGCAGGGGTTCGCCGGCTCGTCGATGTCGGACATCATGGAGGCCACCGGGCTGCAGAAGGGCGGCATCTACCGCCACTTCGAGAGCAAGGAGGCGCTCGCGCTGGAGGCGTTCGACTACGCGGTCGACTGCATGGCGAAGCGCTTCGCGGCGGCGCTGGAGGGGAAGCGGGACGCCGTCGAGCGGCTGAACGCCATCGTGGACGTCTTCGCCGAGCTCCCCGAGAACCCGCCCGTCCCCGGCGGGTGCCCGGTGATGAACGCGGGGATCGAGAACGACGACGGCAACCCCGTGCTACGCGAGCGGGCCCGGCGCGCGATGGACGGCCTGCGCGACCTGATCCGCCGCACCGCGGAGGGCGGCGTCGCGCGCGGGCAGCTGCGCGCCGACGTCGACTGCGACCTGCTGGCGACGGTGATGATCTCCACCCTGGAGGGCGCGGTGGCGCTCTCCAAGCTGTACGGCGACCCGCAACACGCGCGGCGCGCCGCCGAG
- a CDS encoding GNAT family N-acetyltransferase: MIPVVRALLPPPWPEIEPLIRESEREGFRFLARLRREFEAGSTRFDRAGEVLLGVERGADLVAVGGLTLDPYEAEPRVGRLRHLYVLPSHRRRGAGRLLVAALVEAARPHFDTLTLRTDTEAAARFYQALGFAPAAGSEHHTHRLALRPASPPSTSDRSRSGDP; encoded by the coding sequence ATGATCCCCGTCGTCCGCGCGCTGCTGCCGCCGCCCTGGCCGGAGATCGAGCCCCTCATCCGCGAGAGCGAGCGTGAGGGGTTTCGCTTCCTGGCGCGCCTGCGGCGGGAGTTCGAGGCGGGGAGCACGCGCTTCGACCGCGCGGGCGAGGTGCTGCTCGGCGTGGAGCGGGGCGCGGACCTCGTCGCCGTCGGCGGCCTGACGCTCGACCCGTACGAGGCGGAGCCGCGCGTCGGCCGCCTGCGCCACCTCTACGTTCTCCCGTCCCACCGCCGCCGCGGCGCGGGCCGCCTGCTGGTGGCCGCGCTGGTCGAGGCCGCGCGCCCCCACTTCGACACGCTCACGCTGCGGACGGACACGGAAGCCGCGGCGCGCTTCTACCAGGCGCTCGGCTTCGCGCCGGCGGCCGGGTCGGAGCACCACACGCACCGGCTGGCGCTGCGGCCTGCATCGCCCCCGTCGACGTCTGATCGATCGCGATCGGGTGATCCGTAG
- the gltS gene encoding sodium/glutamate symporter, translating to MLKLDLIHTLAFAGIVLFLGYGIRRMIPPLARVNVPAPVIGGLLAAVVITAARARGAELVSFDTTLQSPLMIAFFTTIGFGASLSLLRSGGPQVLAFFAIATVFAVAQNVVGALVALPLGMHPLFGVLAGSVTLTGGPATGLAFAPLFEEAGVPAAASVAVAAAMVGIVSGGLIGGPIGTWIIEKHRLGTARARRAFVDMPTAEEIVEARMPEEPTVVPEGEDKESYVLLKNVVAILFAMWVGSWVSRGFTELGITLPAYIGAMLVAAGIRNFDEATRWIGLSQRTIDDVGGVALSLFITMALMTLKLWELANLALPLLVVLAAQVALIAAVCLFLIHRLMGRDYDSAVMSSGFCGFMLGTTANAMANMEALVEKYGPAPRAFLVVPMVGAFFIDFTNALIITAFVNFMR from the coding sequence GTGCTGAAACTGGACCTGATCCACACCCTGGCCTTCGCGGGGATCGTCCTCTTCCTGGGCTACGGCATCCGCCGCATGATCCCGCCGCTGGCGCGCGTGAACGTGCCGGCGCCGGTGATCGGCGGGCTGCTGGCGGCCGTGGTCATCACGGCGGCCCGCGCGCGGGGCGCGGAGCTGGTGAGCTTCGACACCACGCTGCAGAGCCCGCTGATGATCGCCTTCTTCACCACCATCGGCTTCGGGGCCAGCCTGTCGCTGCTCCGCAGCGGCGGCCCGCAGGTGCTGGCCTTCTTCGCCATCGCCACGGTGTTCGCGGTGGCGCAGAACGTGGTGGGCGCGCTGGTGGCGCTGCCGCTGGGGATGCACCCGCTCTTCGGGGTGCTGGCCGGGTCGGTGACGCTCACCGGCGGGCCGGCCACGGGGCTCGCCTTCGCGCCGCTCTTCGAAGAGGCGGGGGTGCCGGCGGCGGCGTCGGTGGCGGTGGCCGCGGCCATGGTGGGGATCGTCTCGGGCGGGCTGATCGGCGGCCCGATCGGCACCTGGATCATCGAGAAGCACCGGCTGGGCACCGCGCGGGCCCGCCGCGCGTTCGTGGACATGCCCACGGCCGAGGAGATCGTCGAGGCGCGCATGCCCGAGGAGCCCACCGTGGTCCCCGAGGGCGAGGACAAGGAGAGCTACGTCCTGCTGAAGAACGTGGTGGCGATCCTCTTCGCCATGTGGGTGGGCTCGTGGGTGAGCCGCGGCTTCACCGAGCTGGGGATCACGCTGCCGGCGTACATCGGCGCCATGCTGGTGGCCGCCGGCATCCGCAACTTCGACGAGGCCACGCGCTGGATCGGCCTGTCGCAGCGCACCATCGACGACGTGGGCGGGGTGGCGCTCTCGCTGTTCATCACCATGGCGCTGATGACGCTGAAGCTGTGGGAGCTGGCGAACCTGGCGCTGCCGCTGCTGGTCGTCCTCGCCGCGCAGGTGGCGCTCATCGCCGCCGTCTGCCTCTTCCTGATCCACCGCCTGATGGGGCGCGACTACGACTCGGCGGTGATGAGCTCGGGGTTCTGCGGCTTCATGCTGGGGACCACGGCCAACGCCATGGCCAACATGGAGGCGCTGGTGGAGAAGTACGGCCCCGCGCCGCGCGCCTTCCTGGTGGTGCCGATGGTGGGCGCGTTCTTCATCGACTTCACCAACGCGCTCATCATCACCGCCTTCGTGAACTTCATGCGGTAG
- a CDS encoding DoxX family protein translates to MRATTISAGSGSAVEIPLAPPARAAAAGAGRRVGQGLSALAVLFLAFDAAIKLAQAAPVAEAFADLGMPFELAVGIGVLQLACIVLYLVPATSALGAVLLTGFLGGAVVLHVRVGDPLFSHVLFPTYVGALAWAGLLLRDGRLRDALLPRPRGS, encoded by the coding sequence ATGCGCGCCACGACGATCAGCGCCGGAAGCGGGTCCGCGGTGGAGATCCCCCTCGCGCCGCCCGCCCGGGCGGCGGCCGCGGGGGCAGGGCGCCGGGTGGGGCAGGGGCTGAGCGCCCTGGCCGTGCTCTTCCTGGCGTTCGACGCCGCCATCAAGCTGGCCCAGGCCGCCCCCGTGGCGGAGGCGTTCGCGGACCTGGGGATGCCGTTCGAGCTCGCCGTGGGCATCGGCGTCCTCCAGCTCGCGTGCATCGTGCTGTACCTGGTCCCCGCCACCTCGGCGCTCGGCGCGGTCCTGCTCACGGGCTTCCTGGGCGGCGCCGTGGTGCTGCACGTGCGCGTGGGCGACCCGCTCTTCAGCCACGTGCTCTTCCCCACCTACGTGGGCGCGCTGGCCTGGGCGGGGCTCCTGCTGCGCGACGGCCGCCTCCGCGACGCCCTGCTGCCGCGGCCGCGCGGCTCTTGA